The following coding sequences lie in one Lelliottia jeotgali genomic window:
- a CDS encoding RNA-binding domain protein, whose translation MQPNDITFFQRFQDDILAGRKTITIRDESESHFKTGDILRVGRFEDDAWFCTIEVVGTSTVTLDTLTEKHAQQENMSLAALKEVIAEIYPNQSQFYVIDFKCLHSD comes from the coding sequence ATGCAGCCTAACGACATCACTTTTTTTCAGCGTTTCCAGGACGACATTCTGGCCGGGCGCAAAACCATTACTATCCGTGATGAGTCTGAATCGCATTTTAAAACCGGCGATATTTTGCGCGTCGGGCGCTTCGAGGACGACGCCTGGTTTTGCACCATCGAAGTGGTGGGAACCTCGACAGTGACGCTGGATACGCTGACGGAAAAGCACGCACAGCAGGAGAATATGTCCCTTGCGGCGCTTAAAGAGGTGATTGCGGAGATCTACCCGAATCAATCGCAATTTTATGTGATTGATTTTAAATGTCTTCACTCTGACTAA
- a CDS encoding Phosphosugar-binding transcriptional regulator, RpiR family, whose translation MFSHSAIASLNNLEMMVYNYVIKNRDKVTYMTIRELADAAGVSTTTVLRFCRKLNCDGYSEFRVRFKLYLEQNEPQQANFGTSEIISFFKSVNNEEFDALLDNAVDIILSSERIIFVGAGTSGSLAKYGARFFSNIGKFSNHIDDPYFPVTNDMAKNALAIVLSVSGETEEILRFASQFSLHHCKVLSITSHEHSRLAKLADFNLSWHVPQTRIGGVYDITTQIPVIYILESIGRKLAKKLAE comes from the coding sequence ATGTTCTCCCATTCCGCCATTGCCAGTCTCAACAATCTTGAGATGATGGTCTACAACTATGTCATTAAAAACCGTGACAAAGTGACCTATATGACCATCCGCGAGCTGGCGGATGCGGCGGGTGTGTCTACCACCACAGTGCTACGTTTTTGTCGCAAGCTGAACTGCGATGGCTATTCCGAATTCCGCGTGCGCTTTAAATTATATCTGGAACAAAACGAACCCCAGCAGGCGAATTTTGGCACCAGTGAAATTATCAGTTTTTTTAAAAGCGTCAATAATGAAGAGTTTGACGCATTATTAGATAACGCCGTCGATATTATATTATCCTCCGAGCGAATTATATTTGTTGGCGCGGGCACCTCCGGATCGTTGGCGAAATATGGTGCACGATTCTTCTCAAATATCGGAAAATTCAGTAACCATATCGACGACCCTTATTTCCCGGTGACCAACGATATGGCGAAAAATGCGCTGGCGATCGTGCTGTCCGTTTCGGGCGAAACCGAAGAGATCCTGCGCTTCGCCAGCCAGTTCAGCCTGCACCACTGCAAGGTTCTATCCATCACCAGCCACGAGCATTCTCGCCTGGCCAAGCTGGCCGATTTTAATCTCTCCTGGCATGTTCCTCAAACCCGCATCGGCGGAGTCTACGATATTACGACGCAGATCCCGGTTATTTATATTCTCGAATCTATCGGGCGAAAACTGGCGAAGAAACTGGCGGAATAA
- a CDS encoding 6-phospho-beta-glucosidase, with protein MKKLTLPKDFLWGGAVAAHQVEGGWNKGGKGPSICDVLTGGAHGVPREITQEVIEGKYYPNHEAVDFHGHYKEDIKLFAEMGFKCFRTSIAWTRIFPKGDETQPNEEGLKFYDDMFDELLKYNIEPVITLSHFEMPLHLVQEYGGWTNRKVVDFFVRFSEVVFERYKSKVKYWMTFNEINNQRNWRAPLFGYCCSGVVYTEHENPEETMYQVLHHQFVASALAVKAARRINPEMKVGCMLAMVALYPFSCKPEDVMFAQESMRERYVFTDVQLRGYYPSYVLNEWERRGFTIHMEAGDEQILREGTCDYLGFSYYMTNAVKAEGGTGDAISGFEGSVPNPHVKASDWGWQIDPVGLRYALCELYERYQKPLFIVENGFGAYDKVEEDGSINDDYRIDYLRAHVEEMMKAVTYDGVDLMGYTPWGCIDCVSFTTGQYSKRYGFIYVNKHDDGTGDMSRSRKKSFNWYKEVIASNGENI; from the coding sequence ATGAAAAAACTCACCTTACCAAAAGATTTTTTATGGGGCGGCGCGGTGGCGGCGCACCAGGTTGAAGGCGGCTGGAATAAAGGCGGCAAAGGCCCAAGCATTTGTGACGTGCTGACCGGCGGCGCGCATGGCGTACCGCGTGAAATCACTCAGGAAGTGATTGAAGGGAAATACTATCCCAACCACGAAGCCGTCGACTTCCACGGCCATTACAAAGAAGACATCAAACTGTTTGCCGAGATGGGCTTCAAATGTTTCCGTACCTCTATTGCCTGGACGCGTATCTTCCCGAAAGGCGATGAAACTCAGCCGAATGAAGAAGGGCTGAAGTTCTACGACGACATGTTTGATGAACTGCTGAAGTACAACATTGAGCCGGTCATCACCCTCTCCCACTTCGAAATGCCGCTGCACCTGGTGCAAGAATACGGCGGCTGGACCAACCGCAAAGTGGTAGATTTCTTCGTCCGTTTCTCGGAAGTGGTTTTCGAGCGCTATAAGAGCAAGGTCAAATACTGGATGACCTTCAACGAAATCAACAACCAGCGTAACTGGCGCGCCCCGCTGTTCGGGTATTGCTGCTCCGGCGTGGTCTACACCGAACATGAAAACCCGGAAGAGACCATGTATCAGGTGCTGCATCACCAGTTCGTTGCCAGCGCTCTGGCGGTAAAAGCCGCGCGTCGCATCAACCCGGAAATGAAAGTCGGTTGTATGCTGGCGATGGTGGCGCTCTATCCGTTCTCCTGCAAGCCAGAAGACGTGATGTTTGCCCAGGAATCCATGCGTGAGCGTTATGTCTTTACCGATGTTCAACTGCGCGGCTACTATCCAAGCTACGTCCTGAACGAGTGGGAGCGCCGTGGCTTTACCATCCATATGGAGGCGGGCGACGAGCAGATCCTGCGTGAAGGCACCTGCGATTACTTAGGTTTCAGCTACTACATGACCAACGCCGTCAAAGCCGAAGGCGGCACCGGCGACGCCATTTCCGGCTTCGAAGGCAGCGTGCCGAACCCGCATGTGAAAGCCTCCGACTGGGGCTGGCAGATTGACCCGGTTGGCCTGCGCTATGCTCTGTGCGAACTGTATGAGCGCTATCAGAAACCGCTGTTTATCGTGGAAAACGGCTTTGGCGCTTACGATAAAGTCGAAGAAGACGGCAGCATCAACGATGACTACCGTATCGATTATCTGCGTGCGCACGTGGAAGAGATGATGAAAGCGGTCACCTATGATGGTGTGGATCTGATGGGTTATACCCCGTGGGGCTGCATCGACTGCGTCTCGTTCACTACCGGCCAGTACAGCAAACGCTACGGCTTTATCTATGTGAACAAGCACGACGACGGTACGGGCGATATGTCTCGCTCCCGTAAGAAGAGCTTTAACTGGTATAAAGAAGTGATTGCCAGCAACGGCGAGAACATCTAA